The Vicinamibacteria bacterium genome includes the window AGGCTTTTATACCGCCCGAGACCGGCGGTGATCATTTCCGCTCGAGCTCGGTGTTTCTGACCCAGTCGCATCCGAGGCAGACGGAGGGTTCGGACGTCCACGTCGGGACGTCGCTCGACCAGATCTACGCCCAGAGATTCGGCCAGGATACGCCCATCCCCTCGATGCAGCTCTCGATCGAGAACGTAGACCAGTCGGGCGGCTGCTCTTACGGCTACGCCTGCGTGTACATGGATACCATCAGCTGGGCTTCACCCACTCAGCCGCTTCCCATGATTCGGGACCCGCGTTTGGCCTTCGACCAGCTGTTCGGCTCGGGCGGAACTCCCGAGGAGCGCGCCGCGCGGCGCAAAGCCACCCGCAGCATCATTGATTGGCTGCCCGATGAGGTCGCTCGATTGAAGAGGCGGCTCGGGCCGGCGGATCGAAGCCGGCTCGAGGACTACCTCGAGAACGTCAGGGAGATCGAACGGCGCATCCAGAGGACCGAGGAGCGCAATGCGAGTGGTGAGCCGCGGGAGCTGCCCGATGCGCCCATCGGAGTGCCTGATTCTTACGGAGAGCACGTCGAGCTGATGTTCGACCTGATGGCTCTCGCCTTCGTCTCCGACATGACCCGGGTGTTCTCCTTCAAGATGAGCCGCGACGTCTCCGGTCGGGTCTTTCCCGAAAGCGGCGTCCTGGAGGGGTTCCATAACGCCTCGCACCACCGCGGACGAGAGAAGAACATCATCGACCTATCGAAGATCAATCGATACCACGTGAGCCTGGTGCCGTATTTTCTCGACAAGCTGAAGAACACCGAGGAGGCGGGGAGCAATCTGTTGGAAAAGACTCTGCTCCTCTATGGATCGTCCATGGGAGATCCCAACATCCACAACCACAAGAGGTGTCCTTTGTTCCTTGCCGGACACGCCAACGGCAATCTCCTGGGTAACCTGCATATCAAAGCCGCCGACCAGACTCCCATGGCGAACGCCATGTTGACCATGCTTCACATGCTGGGGCTCGAGGATCTGGAGACGTTCGGAGACAGCACCGGTAAGCTGGATCTGAACGCGAGCTCCGTTGCGACGCCGATGACCACCGCGTAGCGAGGAAGGATGATGTCCACGGTCACGATGAAGGAACTGGGTTTGAAGGGCATGCTGCTCGTCTCCGGGTTGATCGTGGTTGCCGCCTCACCGGTCGACCTGGCAACGAGCCCGTCGCCCGTGGCCGACGCCGCAAGAGGGGGTGACCTCGAGACCGTGCGCGACTTGTTGCGGCAAGGGGGCGACGTGAACGCGGCTCAGGGTGACGGAATGACGGCCATTCACTGGGCGGCGCTTGCGAACGACCTCGAGTTGGCCGAGACGCTCCTATATGCCGGGGCCAACGTGAAGGCGACGACCCGGATCGGCTCCTACACGCCTCTTGTTCTCGCCAGCAGGAGCGGCAGCGCGCCGATGGTCGAGAGACTCCTGGCCGCGGGCTCGGATGCAAATGTCGTCACCGACACGGGGGCGACGCCGCTCATGCTAGCCGCGGCCTCGGGCAGTCCCGACGCCGTTCGGCTCCTGCTCGACCATGGCGCGGATATCGAGGCCAAGGAATCGAGCGCGGGAGAGACGGCCCTGATGTTCGCCTCGGCGTCGAATCGCCGCGACGTCATCGACTTGCTGGTCGAGCGCGGCGCCGAC containing:
- a CDS encoding DUF1552 domain-containing protein encodes the protein MYITNKHISRRTVLRGMGATVALPLLDAMIPARKAWASPEERTRLVCLEMVHGAAGSNAFGIEKNLWAPAAEGREFDLTPTSLSPLEPFREYVTIVSNTDVRNAEAFIPPETGGDHFRSSSVFLTQSHPRQTEGSDVHVGTSLDQIYAQRFGQDTPIPSMQLSIENVDQSGGCSYGYACVYMDTISWASPTQPLPMIRDPRLAFDQLFGSGGTPEERAARRKATRSIIDWLPDEVARLKRRLGPADRSRLEDYLENVREIERRIQRTEERNASGEPRELPDAPIGVPDSYGEHVELMFDLMALAFVSDMTRVFSFKMSRDVSGRVFPESGVLEGFHNASHHRGREKNIIDLSKINRYHVSLVPYFLDKLKNTEEAGSNLLEKTLLLYGSSMGDPNIHNHKRCPLFLAGHANGNLLGNLHIKAADQTPMANAMLTMLHMLGLEDLETFGDSTGKLDLNASSVATPMTTA